From the Arthrobacter sp. PM3 genome, one window contains:
- the hrpB gene encoding ATP-dependent helicase HrpB, with translation MTSPTAPLDPARLKRVFDLGAIGAGLTFAGSLRDLAAALQSGGGAAVVQAPPGTGKTTLVPPLLANIASGGSTGLPRIVVTQPRRVAARSAARRLAALDGTRLGDRVGYTVRGERQSGPDTMIEFVTPGILLRRLLADLGLDGTDAVILDEVHERGLETDLLVGMLAEVRQLRGDLALVAMSATLDAPRFAALIGAPATGDDDGGPAPVVDCPSALFPLDVEWAPAQAARLDERGVTRAFLDHVADTAAAGHSAALAAGHDIDALVFVPGAREVSHVAARLRSRSRAGILELHGQAAPAEQDRAVSGRRPGEAARIIVSTALAESSLTVPGVRLVIDSGLAREPRRDSGRGMSGLVTVSCSRASADQRAGRAARQGRGTVIRCYDQKAYGAAPAHPTPEIAAADLTGAALVLACWGAPGGRGLALPDAPPAAAMDDAVEVLRELGAVTPAGQATALGKVLARIPTDPRLGRALLDGAAIVGQRSAAEAVAAVSGDQRAPGADLTRLVAALRTGTDPGSRRWAEDVRRMEGIARQEASGPGAAAPYGPTGSGEAVGVVVALAFPDRVARRVPGDGPERYQLTSGTRAGLPAGSPLSGHEWLAVAEVTRADGRDAAGTGAVIRAAAPLTPENAENAARHLLVETLEARFSQGRVSARRERRLGSILLSSTPVRPSAEEGRAAVARGLANEGLAAIGWSGAAEALRRRLALLHRELGEPWPDVAEPALLRRLDEWLAPELTALAGGAPTGGIDLAGPLSRLLPWPEASRLGDLAPETLAVPSGSRIRIDYPAADDATGRPVVAVKLQECFGWAETPRLAGGRVPVLFHLLSPARRPLAVTDDLASFWSGPYAQVRAEMRGRYPKHPWPEDPWTAPATARTKPRA, from the coding sequence GTGACCTCCCCGACCGCCCCCCTGGACCCCGCCCGCCTCAAGCGAGTCTTCGACCTCGGCGCCATCGGGGCCGGCCTGACTTTTGCCGGGTCCTTGCGGGATCTCGCCGCGGCACTGCAGTCCGGGGGAGGCGCCGCCGTCGTGCAGGCTCCGCCGGGTACGGGCAAGACGACGCTGGTACCGCCACTGCTGGCCAACATCGCTTCCGGCGGCAGCACCGGCTTGCCACGGATCGTGGTCACCCAGCCGCGCCGCGTGGCCGCACGCTCGGCCGCCCGGCGGCTCGCCGCCCTGGACGGCACCCGGCTCGGCGACCGGGTCGGCTACACGGTCCGCGGCGAACGCCAGTCCGGCCCGGATACCATGATCGAGTTCGTCACCCCGGGCATCCTGCTGCGCCGCCTGCTCGCCGATCTGGGCCTTGACGGCACCGACGCCGTGATCCTCGACGAGGTCCACGAACGCGGCCTGGAAACGGACCTCCTGGTCGGGATGCTCGCCGAAGTCCGCCAGCTGCGCGGCGACCTCGCGCTCGTCGCGATGTCGGCAACCCTCGACGCACCCCGCTTCGCCGCCCTGATCGGTGCACCGGCAACAGGTGATGACGACGGCGGCCCGGCGCCGGTGGTGGACTGCCCCTCCGCGCTGTTTCCCCTGGATGTGGAGTGGGCCCCGGCCCAGGCGGCACGGCTCGACGAGCGGGGTGTCACCCGGGCATTCCTGGACCACGTGGCCGACACCGCGGCGGCGGGGCACAGTGCCGCGCTGGCTGCCGGGCACGACATCGACGCCCTGGTGTTCGTTCCCGGCGCCCGGGAGGTCTCCCACGTGGCCGCCCGGCTTCGCAGCCGGAGCCGCGCCGGGATTCTCGAACTCCACGGCCAGGCGGCCCCGGCCGAGCAGGACCGCGCCGTCTCCGGACGCCGTCCCGGCGAGGCCGCCCGGATCATCGTCTCCACGGCGCTCGCCGAATCCTCCCTCACCGTCCCCGGCGTCCGCCTGGTCATCGACTCCGGGCTCGCGCGCGAGCCGCGGCGCGATTCCGGCCGCGGGATGTCCGGCCTTGTCACGGTGTCCTGCTCCCGGGCGTCCGCGGACCAGCGCGCCGGCCGTGCCGCACGCCAGGGCCGGGGCACCGTGATCCGCTGCTACGACCAGAAGGCCTACGGCGCCGCGCCGGCACACCCGACGCCGGAAATTGCGGCCGCGGACCTGACCGGCGCCGCCCTGGTCCTTGCCTGCTGGGGCGCCCCCGGCGGCCGCGGCCTGGCCCTGCCGGACGCGCCGCCCGCAGCCGCGATGGACGACGCCGTTGAAGTGCTCCGGGAGCTGGGCGCCGTGACACCGGCCGGCCAGGCCACCGCCTTGGGCAAGGTCCTGGCCCGGATCCCCACGGACCCCCGGCTGGGCCGCGCACTCCTGGACGGTGCGGCGATCGTGGGCCAGCGCAGTGCGGCCGAGGCCGTGGCCGCCGTCTCGGGGGACCAGCGCGCCCCGGGCGCCGACCTCACGCGACTGGTGGCCGCGCTGCGCACCGGCACGGATCCCGGGTCCCGGCGCTGGGCCGAGGACGTCCGCCGGATGGAAGGAATCGCACGGCAGGAGGCATCGGGCCCCGGGGCCGCCGCACCGTACGGCCCCACGGGCTCCGGCGAGGCGGTCGGCGTCGTCGTGGCCCTGGCCTTTCCGGACCGGGTGGCGCGCCGCGTCCCGGGCGACGGACCGGAACGGTACCAGCTGACATCCGGGACGCGGGCCGGGCTGCCGGCCGGCAGCCCCCTGTCCGGGCATGAATGGCTGGCGGTGGCAGAGGTTACGCGTGCGGACGGCCGCGACGCCGCGGGGACAGGCGCCGTTATCCGGGCGGCGGCGCCTCTGACACCGGAGAACGCTGAGAATGCCGCCCGCCATCTGCTCGTCGAGACGCTGGAGGCGCGGTTCAGCCAGGGCCGCGTCTCGGCCCGGCGGGAACGGCGCCTCGGCTCGATCCTGCTCTCGTCCACCCCGGTGCGGCCCTCAGCGGAGGAAGGCCGGGCGGCCGTTGCCCGCGGTTTGGCCAACGAGGGGCTGGCAGCCATCGGCTGGTCCGGCGCGGCAGAGGCCTTGCGCCGCCGGCTGGCCCTCCTGCACCGGGAACTGGGCGAGCCGTGGCCGGACGTGGCCGAACCGGCTCTGCTGAGGAGGCTGGACGAGTGGCTGGCACCGGAACTCACAGCGCTGGCAGGCGGGGCACCGACCGGCGGGATCGACCTCGCCGGACCGCTGAGCCGGCTGCTGCCCTGGCCCGAGGCATCACGGCTGGGTGATCTGGCCCCGGAAACCCTGGCGGTCCCCAGCGGCTCCCGGATCCGGATCGACTACCCCGCGGCGGACGACGCCACCGGACGACCGGTAGTCGCCGTCAAGCTGCAGGAATGTTTCGGCTGGGCCGAAACGCCGCGACTGGCCGGCGGGCGTGTGCCCGTCCTGTTCCACCTGCTCTCACCGGCCCGGCGGCCGCTGGCCGTGACTGATGACCTCGCCTCGTTCTGGTCCGGACCCTACGCCCAGGTCAGAGCGGAAATGCGTGGCCGTTACCCCAAGCATCCGTGGCCTGAAGACCCCTGGACCGCACCCGCGACGGCCCGAACCAAGCCGCGGGCCTGA
- a CDS encoding macrolide family glycosyltransferase, which produces MAMHFAFVSIPAHGHVNPTLPLVAELVRRGHRVTFFTAADFEPQIRNAGADFQASGVNWLASLPALGPGQRTQAHLMLPLMNEVFENLRSSFPALVDRLRQDPPDAVCFDAMTLSGGMAAEKIGAPAIALMPTYATNEHFSLRKLMPAPPPEGADDMAKVAMAMGRLVAEFAAEQGVRTPRMFDGPPAPFNIVFLPREFQPMGETFDDRFRFVGPSVSGRDDGGGWAREGTGPLLFISLGTTPLNNRPDFFRMCLEAFGGSEWEVAMAVGEQAGPAGFGAVAPNVRIRPFFPQLQVLREADVFITHAGMNSTMEALYFAVPMLAVPQQPEQAATARRLEELGLGRQVAAEDVTPEVLRAGADGLRADAEVRRKVAAMSEIVRSAGGAAAAADAIEAHVRHGAGRFGAVG; this is translated from the coding sequence ATGGCCATGCACTTCGCGTTCGTCTCCATTCCCGCGCACGGCCACGTGAACCCGACGCTGCCGCTTGTGGCCGAACTGGTCCGCCGCGGGCACCGCGTCACCTTCTTCACCGCCGCCGACTTCGAACCACAGATCCGCAACGCCGGTGCGGACTTCCAGGCTTCCGGCGTTAACTGGCTCGCATCGCTGCCTGCCCTGGGCCCCGGCCAGCGGACCCAGGCGCACCTGATGCTGCCGCTCATGAACGAGGTGTTCGAAAACCTTCGCTCGAGCTTTCCCGCCCTCGTGGACCGGCTCCGGCAGGACCCGCCCGACGCCGTCTGCTTCGACGCGATGACCCTCAGCGGCGGCATGGCGGCGGAGAAGATCGGTGCCCCGGCCATCGCACTGATGCCCACCTACGCCACCAATGAACACTTTTCGCTGCGGAAACTGATGCCGGCCCCGCCGCCGGAAGGGGCCGATGACATGGCGAAAGTCGCGATGGCCATGGGCCGGCTGGTGGCCGAGTTCGCAGCCGAGCAAGGGGTGCGCACACCGCGGATGTTCGACGGGCCGCCTGCGCCGTTCAACATCGTCTTCCTGCCCCGCGAATTCCAGCCCATGGGGGAGACCTTCGATGACCGCTTCCGGTTCGTGGGCCCCAGCGTCAGTGGCCGGGACGACGGCGGCGGTTGGGCCCGGGAGGGAACAGGCCCGCTGCTTTTCATCTCGCTCGGGACCACCCCACTGAATAACCGGCCCGACTTCTTCCGGATGTGCCTTGAGGCGTTCGGCGGGAGCGAATGGGAGGTTGCCATGGCCGTCGGGGAGCAGGCCGGGCCGGCCGGATTCGGCGCCGTGGCGCCCAACGTCCGGATCCGGCCTTTCTTCCCGCAACTGCAGGTGCTCCGCGAAGCCGATGTGTTCATCACCCACGCCGGCATGAACTCCACCATGGAAGCGCTCTACTTCGCGGTCCCGATGCTGGCCGTGCCGCAGCAGCCTGAACAGGCAGCCACCGCCCGCCGGCTGGAGGAGCTGGGACTCGGCCGGCAGGTGGCGGCCGAAGATGTGACGCCGGAGGTGCTCCGGGCCGGAGCCGATGGGCTCCGTGCCGACGCTGAGGTCCGGCGGAAAGTGGCCGCCATGAGCGAGATCGTCCGCAGCGCCGGCGGAGCCGCGGCCGCCGCCGACGCCATCGAAGCGCACGTGCGGCACGGGGCCGGCAGGTTCGGGGCCGTCGGCTAG
- a CDS encoding alpha/beta family hydrolase produces MSSPESPITIDVGGTTVSGVFAGPDGAFATLVVAHGAGAGMDHPFLSGFTRALNGLGVATLRFNFPYREAGKKFPDRPPAAIAAWRAAMDAAASRSGGQPLWAAGKSFGGRMASMAVAEGMPAAGLVYLGYPLHPPGKPEKLRDEHLYGLTLPMLFLQGTRDTFATPELLEAVAARIGPSATVQWCEDGDHSFAVAGVKRGADETGASLAPAVAEFLKTRGGTAGNPLP; encoded by the coding sequence ATGAGCTCCCCCGAGTCCCCAATCACCATCGACGTCGGCGGCACCACCGTGTCGGGCGTTTTCGCCGGCCCTGACGGCGCCTTCGCCACCCTGGTGGTCGCCCACGGTGCGGGCGCAGGGATGGACCATCCGTTCCTGTCGGGATTCACGAGGGCCCTGAACGGTCTCGGCGTCGCCACGCTGCGGTTCAATTTTCCGTACCGCGAGGCCGGAAAGAAGTTTCCGGACCGGCCGCCGGCGGCGATCGCTGCCTGGCGGGCAGCCATGGACGCCGCCGCGTCGCGGTCCGGCGGGCAGCCGTTGTGGGCCGCCGGGAAGTCCTTCGGCGGGCGCATGGCCTCCATGGCGGTGGCCGAGGGCATGCCCGCCGCCGGACTGGTGTACCTGGGCTATCCGCTGCACCCGCCCGGGAAACCGGAGAAGCTCCGTGATGAGCACCTGTACGGGCTCACCCTGCCGATGCTGTTCCTGCAGGGTACGCGCGATACGTTCGCCACCCCGGAACTGCTGGAGGCTGTGGCCGCCAGGATCGGGCCGTCGGCCACCGTGCAGTGGTGTGAGGACGGCGACCACTCCTTTGCCGTGGCCGGCGTGAAGCGCGGCGCGGACGAGACCGGGGCGTCCCTGGCGCCCGCGGTGGCGGAGTTCCTCAAGACCCGCGGCGGGACCGCCGGGAATCCGCTGCCCTAG
- the ligD gene encoding non-homologous end-joining DNA ligase has translation MAREEAHLTVSGPSGDRELRVSSPGRILWPGPGLTKLDLARYLVDVGDAFMAANGGRPVTLQRFKDTVDGEQFFSKNPPKGAPDYIRSVDVVYPSGRSHPQLVIDEIAAAVWAVQMNTVVFHPWASRAANPDNPDELRIDLDPQPGTGFAEAVPVAHELRRVLAEAGLEAFIKTSGSRGIHVFAPIEPAREFLDVRHAVIAAARELERRMPAQVTTAWWKEERGPRTFVDFNQANRDRTMAGAYSPRALANATVSCPIRWEELDGADPDSFTILTVPDRLKAAGDPWAGMHSSAGTIDLLLQWWERDLAAGLGELPFPPDFPKMPGEPPRVQPSRARSKG, from the coding sequence ATGGCCAGGGAAGAAGCGCATCTGACTGTCAGCGGACCCAGCGGCGACCGGGAGCTCAGGGTGTCCAGCCCCGGCCGGATACTCTGGCCCGGACCGGGGCTGACCAAGCTGGACCTCGCCCGGTACCTGGTCGACGTCGGCGATGCCTTCATGGCTGCGAACGGGGGCCGGCCCGTGACCCTGCAAAGGTTCAAGGACACCGTGGACGGCGAACAGTTCTTCTCCAAGAACCCGCCCAAAGGGGCCCCGGACTACATCAGGTCGGTCGACGTCGTCTATCCCAGCGGGCGCTCGCATCCCCAGCTGGTCATCGACGAAATCGCTGCCGCGGTGTGGGCGGTGCAGATGAACACGGTGGTGTTCCACCCCTGGGCCTCCCGGGCCGCCAACCCGGACAACCCGGACGAACTGCGGATCGACCTTGACCCGCAGCCGGGCACCGGGTTCGCCGAGGCCGTGCCGGTCGCGCACGAACTGCGGCGTGTGCTCGCCGAGGCCGGCCTCGAGGCCTTCATCAAGACCTCGGGAAGCCGTGGCATCCATGTTTTCGCCCCGATCGAGCCCGCCAGGGAATTCCTTGACGTACGCCACGCCGTCATCGCAGCAGCGCGCGAACTTGAACGGCGCATGCCCGCCCAGGTCACCACGGCCTGGTGGAAGGAAGAACGCGGTCCCCGGACTTTCGTCGACTTCAACCAGGCCAACCGCGACCGCACTATGGCGGGGGCCTACAGCCCGCGCGCCCTGGCGAACGCAACGGTGTCGTGTCCGATCCGCTGGGAGGAACTCGACGGCGCCGATCCGGATTCCTTCACGATCCTGACTGTGCCGGACCGGCTCAAAGCGGCCGGGGACCCGTGGGCCGGCATGCATTCCAGCGCGGGCACCATCGACCTTCTCCTTCAGTGGTGGGAGCGGGACCTCGCGGCCGGGCTGGGGGAACTGCCGTTCCCGCCGGACTTCCCGAAGATGCCGGGGGAGCCGCCGCGGGTGCAGCCCAGCCGGGCGCGCAGTAAGGGCTGA
- a CDS encoding sulfite exporter TauE/SafE family protein: MAVPALVYGVGIPLAAAIPSSLVVVGASSAVAVLPRLRGGVNWRLALIIGAAGTATAYLGAMVNRLLDPRVLLLAFAAIMVLAGLRMLRPTQAEGGACALPGGGVNWRSCLPKAVATGAVVGFLTGLLGVGGGFLIVPALSLVLGLPMALTVGSSLVIIVINSIAGFTAHLGDLHLDWAVTGAFAGAAMIASLAAGRLGTNIPDKALKRGFGVLVLVIAAYVAGQAVMS; this comes from the coding sequence CTGGCCGTCCCCGCCCTCGTATACGGGGTGGGTATTCCGCTGGCCGCGGCCATCCCCAGCTCGCTCGTGGTGGTCGGGGCGTCCTCCGCCGTCGCGGTACTGCCCCGGCTGCGGGGCGGCGTGAACTGGCGGCTCGCGCTGATCATCGGTGCGGCCGGGACGGCCACCGCCTATCTCGGCGCCATGGTCAACCGGCTGCTGGACCCACGGGTCCTGCTCCTGGCGTTTGCCGCCATCATGGTTCTCGCCGGCCTCCGGATGCTGCGCCCCACGCAGGCCGAGGGCGGTGCCTGTGCGCTGCCCGGCGGCGGAGTCAACTGGCGCAGCTGCCTGCCCAAGGCCGTTGCCACGGGCGCCGTCGTAGGGTTTCTGACCGGGCTGCTGGGCGTTGGCGGCGGGTTCCTGATCGTTCCCGCGCTGTCTCTGGTCCTGGGGCTGCCCATGGCACTGACGGTGGGATCGTCACTGGTGATTATCGTCATCAACTCGATCGCCGGCTTCACCGCCCACCTCGGCGACCTGCATCTGGACTGGGCCGTCACCGGGGCCTTCGCCGGGGCGGCGATGATCGCATCGCTGGCAGCGGGGCGGCTCGGCACGAACATCCCGGACAAAGCGCTCAAACGCGGCTTCGGCGTCCTGGTCCTCGTCATCGCCGCCTAT